In Drosophila ananassae strain 14024-0371.13 chromosome 3R, ASM1763931v2, whole genome shotgun sequence, the DNA window TCAACTAAGTGCACTAGCCAGCGTTACAAGACCAAGTAACCCGTAATAATACCAAGAATTTCTCATTTTTTGGCTGTGCAAATTAAAAGGTTAGTAtcaattttcaattgaaaatttcgaatttatttcagttatttcatttgtttatttcatttctaaTTTATTCTCTATAAGTTTGatgaattaaaataataaaaacggCGTAAAACTAAAGAAAGACTTTGTACGGACTAATTTTTAGGCAACGCCAACTAAATGGCTTTAAGGGCAGACTGTTTGCTTACTTGAAAAGAAATAGCCGCTTAGGCGATGCCTCTGTTcgataaaacaataaaacccCACAATAAAACCATAAACTGTAGCCTCAATCAGGGACCATAATAACACGTGTTTATAacctttttttaaagtttccAGAGACACCATAATATTGGTGTCAAGTGTGCGATACAATGAAGTGATCAGGATCATCTCTTGAGTCAGTATAAGTATGTCCGCGTGTCTGACAGTTTTACGCAAACTTGTCTGCCCCTTTCGAAGCTATCGACATCATATGGTGTTCCATAGTTTTGATATTTATATACCCGCGACTCGTAGTATTAACATGTTTGCCACGGTTttactaaaaatatttgtcaGTATCTTAAATGTAATTAACAGTACGATAAGAACGCAAAATGGCGTATCTGTAAAGTgtgaataaattattttattaacatAAGGTTTTTTATATAAGCTAAAGAACTAATTTCGGCTATTGGCTTTTCTAAAGCTTATTTTGTAAATCAAACGCAATTTTAAACAAGAATTTTATAGtcaggattttttttttgtggagatTTATTCATTGTATCAGAGAATACCttaaatttgaattattttgtgaAATTTGGAATaccattaatttttttctaggCCCAAAAATGTCTTTCAAAAAGTATTATACTCAAAATTGCAAATCATGTCTGCTTCAAGGTGTCCAAAAACGGTTCCAATGGACGTGGGCTACATTGCAGGACATCTCCGCCAGAAATACCTTAGCCCACGCTAACGCTTCCTCTAATGTGTGGTGCTGAATTTCTTATACGGGTTTCTTGTCTTATCGCCTGGAAGATTCTATGGAAAGAAGTAGCAGGTGTATATAAAGGCTATAGCTTATACATTTGCATGACGTCTACGGCGAAAGTGGCTAAGCGCGACGACGAATCTCATGATGCGAGCCATAGCGCTGATTACGCAGCTGCACACGAAAGCGCCGGTTATTCTCCGGCGCTCGCTCCTCCATTAAACGATTAAGATGCGCGGCAGCAGCCGCTTGTGTTTGTCCTTGCCTTGGACTACGCCTAGGGCGGCGGGCCCAGGAGTAGGTCCGGGAGTATCGTGGGCAGCCGCGGCAACAGCCACAGCAGGTACAGGTAGACCTAACGGGAGCGGCATTACTTGCTGGTGATGCACCGGTTGCTGATGCTCCTCTGTCTCTTCATCATCATTGGGACTTTCGTAGTCATCCATGGCCGCGTCGTTTGTCTCTATAAGTGAGTTTGTGACGGGTTGCCATGTCCGACGTCTTCTCGAGCCATGGCCGTGGCCATAAGTCTCTGTCGCCTCTCCTCCATAAGGCGATCGCGTTCTTTATGTATATAGTCCCGTTTGTTTGGAAGACCTGCAACGTTGTTTGCGGACAGGGCAGAGCGAACGATATTCATATCGGTAGCTTCCATCCACTCATCTGTCTCGGCTACGTAACATTCAGTATGCGAAATAGTTGAGACGCCGTTAAAACCTCCTATAGCAAAAATCATATCATCAATGATCTCCAGGCCGAAATTGCTGCGCGAGTGATTCATTTCTCTAATAAAATGCCATGTCTGTGATTCTGGATCAAAACGCTCACCAGTGGAAAGACGTGCTGTACCATTAAAACCTCCAATGACATATAATTGACTACGAAATGAGACGCAACTGACACCAGAACGACGATGGTTCATGTTTGCTATGCGTGTCCAAACATTTGTTATCGGATCGTAGTACTCAGCGCTGTCTAGGCACTCTTGTCCATTGAATCCACCAGTTGCATAGATACGACCATTCAATGTGCATGCGCTTGCATCGGAGCGTTGCATGTTCATCGGCGGTATTATAGACCACTGATTGGTATTTGGGTTGTAACGCTCCACAGTATTAAGACGATTGTGGCCATCATACCCTCCAATTGCATATATCATGCCATTAAGCTCCGTCACGCTGACGTAACAACGGCGGCAGTGCATCGGCGCGATTTCGCTCCACTTCTTCTTAACTGCGTCAAAGACACGGCATGTGTTAAAATATTCCACTCCATCATAACCTCCAATCGAATATATTTTAAACCCCAAAACGGCAGTTCCGTGGTAGGCACGTGGTCCGGCAGGGTCTTCTGCATTTATGTTTACCAGCGGTCAGCTCGTGTATCATAAGTTTCAATACATCCTTTTGATGTACCGCCGCTCCAACCGCCTATCGCAAAAATTACTTCGTGTGGTAGCCGGGGCATTGCCAGTGGTGGCGTGGTAAGCTTGGATTGAAAGGGTAGATTGAAAGGCACATATAATTGTTGCTGCTGAAGAAAGGAGAAGCTATTACCATTACCTCATCAGCCTGTGGGTTCAGAAAGTCCAGATCATACATGAATTTGAAGGTGTCTACTATAAGAGGCTTAGCGGCTTCACACTGGATAACGTACGGGTGTTCCTTGACTTCCTCCATGAAGCACTGTAGAAAGTGAATTAcaaattgttatttatttataaaaaaaaagcaaaaacctttttaaattaaatttaataatatatagaTTATAGAATTATGGATGATTTAATTTAccatcgaatttttttttctgatatTCCGAGCCcaaaatttttcatttatgAGCCCTTTGAATAAATTGTCAGAAACAAACTTTTTCGTTTAGTTTTTAAGTAATTGCGTTAAAGCAGAGAAtacttaatatatatatagaaaaaagTATCATTCATGGTTCTCCTAACATCTACTATAAAAGTTAAAGCGTGTTTGTAGATCACAATTAATATGgttatttggaaaaaaaggacGTCCTACGTTTTGTTAAGgaggtaagtttattagtaagAGTCTGCTATGATAAGAATGAGGGTAAAGATttacatcccaattaagtcctctaagagcgaaagtcagTTTTTTGTACAGAGACTATGTGATCTCGGCCTGTAATATTTCTCCTTCTCGCTGGGCACCTTGCGGAGGCGCTTCTTCTTTGGGCTGGAAACAAAACTGCGATGAGACTCAACCTTCACCCgctccgtctgaggctggacgagcaactctgactgctcagctgcctTGAGGACTTTACCATCGTCAGGGCCTTCGCATtcacaaacaatccaaccaagCCGAGTTTTTGgatggagggcaaaccaggagacagatgaatttgccccacacaaagcagctcgtaaaataatctcCAATTGGCAAATCAACTGGGTGAGGCTGTTTaaaatgaggatccgctagctctacattgtacttgcacagaaaacccatctgtagagaaccctgcgcctcctATAGCGGATACAGTCGCCGGagtccttatcttccgcagctgcagctggtccgccagccttgaagtgactagatgcacctgggAGCCcaaatcgagcagcgctcggcagggcagtagaacttcggatcggttcctaaccagaattttggaagtggctagcaacacgacatcaccaaaacgatccttagcgacgagagaattgacggcggcggatgcagaaccagaaacagcgtcgctagatgtggaaTCCTCGGGAGAGGGGGTGTTGGctttgagctggcgaattgtcaccaaaatgcagcataCTATGATGTCGGCATCCACACGCACGGAAGCTCgacgcattgcaatgccgagataggtgcccagatccaaggcacttacggcataaatccaatagCCTAACAtagcctaaacgatcctcaggcgacaagcttaaaaaccttgggcaggagtttaccacgtgagaatggccatcacagatcatgcatgccgaagagtttgtgatcacaaatgcagagttacctggatgaaagggtctacgtcgtcctaccgaaaagtttggtgcatgtgatgtcgtcggcaaatccatgctccaTGTCCGGCATCTTTGttcaagaaaactggcgatggactcccacgttggaatgtaatccaaggaatccgagtcagctttcATTTCCTTCCAATTAGACTGCGTGTGGAAGGCtgttctgcaacagcacttggattatgatgcagctagaaATCTGTTTCGTTGTGCCCATGCgacagggctcgcatatgcgaattaaatttatccgaaaggtcgcgaagcctcgtcgccgatgcggattctacAGCCCTCAGATGCattctcattaacatgagcttgaaaatcaagaaaggaaagctagcttcgggcggagccgaagttgatatacccttgcagttgagtcgcagtccgctaggtggcgccacgcatcttaaattattagatatatagcggatcgtatatagtcggccgattcttatgaaatttagtatattgaattattttgaccaaagagtaatctgtaccaagtcccatctttctaacttaaaaaacaccaaagttatggcatttccgatcaatcagttatatggcagctataggatatagtcgaccaatcccggccgttccgtcttatatactacctgcaaggaaaaaaaggatgtgtgcaaagtttcaactcgatagctccaaaactgagagactagtttgcgtagaaaccgacagacagacagacggacatgctcatattgactcaggaggtgatcctgatcaagaatatatatactttatagggtcggagatgtctccttcactgcgttgcacacttttgtccaaaattataataccctctgcaagtgTATAAtaagcctgcgattactaaaccttttgtttagcaactccaatgcgacgtcataatttttgtccgtgagctctaACGagcgaacagtctccaagacagattcacgaaggcaggaccgtaaccgttgaagcttctcgacccgacttatGTATGGGTTTGCGTCCACCATGATCGAGAATAGTGGGAATAATGAGAAAAGTGtccgaaattcaagccactccgcataacctccactaaaagtgggaagtggcaacAGTACCGTTGATCAGCGTTGAACTCGCCGGCATCAAATTGGggcgccgcataatctcctggtccgggatgaatcgtgcctccctcgccgcattgttgaagttgacgcgcagatcgtTCCTCAGTTCTGAAACATCCAGCTCGGACAGCTTCTTTTGTgcgctcttgaaatccgcgacgatgccttctaattcgctaagccgcacatttattCCACTTTCTCCACTtctttcaaggaggacagcaatccTTGAAGGTCCTCAAAAAAGACAACTGCACTTTGGCAAAGTTCACTttctgaaaaaattttatttaagttcgtttatttattgtcagctcacgacccactgtgcaacttctatataacgggataatatatgtatgagtgattgtagcactctgcaaacagcgtatgtgtgtatgtcaaaagatgctaatatttcgcgcacaaatcacaaaccgcataatgttttttaatttgtttatttgttcatgtttatatattttaagccgggcagctcaaattttcaacggaaaataatttgtaaaataaattgttttcgggagctattaGTTTAGTTCTAAATATTGCCTTTAGAACTAGAGCGGCTCAACGCGGGAGAGCGGCTCAACGCGGGAGAGCGGCTCAACgtttgatgctgcggagcgaccgagagatcccgcgagaAAGCGAGACAAACGCCAGCGCATGACGACAGATCcgggtggccgatcgaatgcacgagagcgggcgacgcgaatagagacatagatagaaaagaaaagaaagaaagaaaagataaataaattcaataaattattgccggccaatactttccggcggctgcttcaCCCGACAAAccacttgtattttttttgtcgctaCTCCAAAAAGCTTACTCCTTCTAAAGCGTAAAGCTTACTTCTTCTAGAACGGAAAGCTTACTTCTAGAGCGGATTGCAACGTTGGAGTACGGTGAGGAACAGGCCCGGCTCCTTGATGGATGCGCGAATCCATACCCTCATTCGGGAACTGCAGGAGACGTCACAACGAATTTGTCACCTTCGTAGACCGTCCCAAGTTATTTCTGATCCTACTACTTCCGATCGCTAATTATGACAACCCACAACCTTGAAGCTGCCCTGGTTACAACCCACGACTTTACAGACAGGTGTAAGGCCTGGTTCCCTGGCCAGAATCTCGAGGCATTTAATTGCCAGGGCGGCTTCCTTCCATCTCCACTTTTCTCTGGGGATCTTCCGCCCATATTCACTTCTCTCTGGGGATTCTGCTTTTGGGGTTGCCTCGGTCGAACACTTCGATTAGGATGCAGCTTTTCGCGATTTCCGCGAATGATCTTTTTGGCTGTAAGCGCTCAGTTCTTGGAACTGTTGTCTTCGACGTCGTGCTATATGAATGTTTAAAGTTCGCTTCTCGCCCAATCTATCGTTTTCAGCCACTCCCTAGAACTTTTGGTGGTCTCAGCCCACTCCTGGCTATGGAGTATTTGGTCGGCGGTTTTCTTTTCCGCATAGGTGGGTTTTCTCTGGCCGCAGTCGCTAAGTAGCATCGTGGCACTTGGGCCGGGAGATTTCACCGTAATAAGAGTTTTGGATGGCTTGCTTCCAGTAAGTCTTCTTAAACCAGGGGGTCGACATGTAGTCGAATAGTTGAGTTCGGTAACCTGGAACTTCGGTAACTTTCGTGATACTTTCTGTGGTATATATGTGAAAAGCCGAACGTCCCAGGCACCCGCGGATCATGGGTGCAGAGACCTAATCGATAGATTCATTTTAACCCATTAACATCAGGCGGAGTAGATCAATTAAGCCTAGCAGAAGATCAAATCATCTTACCCAAAAAAAACCGGAATTGCATTGCTGGCCGGCTATCACAAGACCTATCACGAAAACTCTCATCACATGCTCCATAAGATAACTATAATATTTACTCATATGGAATAATTTCTAACTTGttatcaaagctttttgagaaacttctactgctccgtatcacgcctcatatgacttcgaataatataatccctgaacatcaatttggcttcAGAGAAAAGCATAGCaccatagagcaggtg includes these proteins:
- the LOC6498871 gene encoding LOW QUALITY PROTEIN: kelch-like protein 10 (The sequence of the model RefSeq protein was modified relative to this genomic sequence to represent the inferred CDS: inserted 1 base in 1 codon; deleted 2 bases in 1 codon) → MNRNQNGNHLHGVNEGQPLALSLGPENTMDVDVDGNSHAGDDLHNPILKASAKSLTPTVSDQALNTLNELRESNLLCDAQITVGEQAFNVHRAIMCSCSSYFRAQFTGFNTGNHGCGASVVDTEENRIIHIPGISASIMNCVIQYAYLRKTYISDENVHELLICADYVGMVGLVKQCKDYLSHTLTPENCVSIMGFARFRFLEDLYQKARNYTLRYFTEVAARNTDILDMNVKDFYSIISDDELNTREEDYVWKLCVKWIDRDPVNRNQHVAHLMTGVRLGLMTPKCFMEEVKEHPYVIQCEAAKPLIVDTFKFMYDLDFLNPQADELTTPPLAMPRLPHEVIFAIGGWSGGTSKGCIETYDTRADRWXNINAEDPAGPRAYHGTAVLGFKIYSIGGYDGVEYFNTCRVFDAVKKKWSEIAPMHCRRCYVSVTELNGMIYAIGGYDGHNRLNTVERYNPNTNQWSIIPPMNMQRSDASACTLNGRIYATGGFNGQECLDSAEYYDPITNVWTRIANMNHRRSGVSCVSFRSQLYVIGGFNGTARLSTGERFDPESQTWHFIREMNHSRSNFGLEIIDDMIFAIGGFNGVSTISHTECYVAETDEWMEATDMNIVRSALSANNVAGLPNKRDYIHKERDRLMEERRQRLMATAMAREDVGHGNPSQSLIETNDAAMDDYESPNDDEETEEHQQPVHHQQVMPLPLGLPVPAVAVAAAAHDTPGPTPGPAALGVVQGKDKHKRLLPRILIV